The DNA region CCATGGCATTTGCTGCTTGTACGAAAGAAGGCCCGATGGGACTTCCGGGCAAGGATGGCAAAGACGGACGCGATGGTCGCGACGGTCAGGATGGCACAGCAGGCTGTATTCAGTGCCACGACAACAGCCAGGTAAATTTTGCGGTAACAGCACAATGGGAACGTTCGGTGCACGCCACCGGCGGGTTGTTCGTGCGCAATACCAATACTTGTGCAGGTTGCCACACCAGCCAGGGTTTCCGCGAAATAATTCAGACAGGACAAGGAAATACGGCTGCAACCATCAACAATCCTGTGCCGCCAAACTGCTACACCTGTCACAACATCCACACCACCTACACCCCTGCCGACTGGGCGCTGAGCACCACTGCAAATGTGACTTTCAGGATCAAGCCTGACCAAAGCCACGATTTTGGTAAGGGTAACCTATGTGCCACCTGCCACCAGCCCCGTTTGCCCAGCCCGATGCCCACACTTGGCGGACCTGATGTAAACATCACTGCTGCCACCTGGGGACCCCATTATGGCACCGCAGCAGCCATTGTTGCAGGTAAAGGCGGCTTTGAGTTTGGCGAAGGATACAGCAATTCGGCCCACGTCAATATGATCAGTCAAAGCTGCGTGGCCTGCCACCTTACCACCGCAAGTGGTGTGGATGGCGGCGGTCACATGATGAACCTGGGTTACACCACCAGCACAGGTGCCCATGCCGTGATTACCACCTCATGCACCTCATGCCACAGCGATGCAGCTGCACTGAACACCCTGATCAACACCAAAAAAGACGAGCTTGCAGCTTTGAAAAATCAGCTCCGCGACCGCCTGATCCAGATTGGCATGCTCAATGCAAGCACCGAACGCGTGGTTCCGGGCACATGGAGCTCAGCACAGGCAGGCGCATTCATCAACTACAAGCTGGTAAGCAACGACAACGGTGCCGCAGTCCACAACTTCCCCTATGCCAAAAAACTACTTGAAAATTCAATTGCCGCTATCCAATAGCAGCCTGACCATGTGACAGAAATTGAGCAGGGACTGCCGGTCTCTGCTCAATTTCATGTTAGGACACGCAAAATAACAATAAGTACCTTTGATGATTAAAAAAGAGCGTATGAGATCACACTTTATCAGCCATTTTAGGGCAAGATTTGCGGGCCTTGTTTTGCTGGCTGCCGGATTGCTCAGTTCGTGCCAATACGAGTTTATCGAACCTGAACGACCAATCATTGACCCTACCGTCGAAATCAAATTCGCAGAGGAGATAGCCCCGATTTTCAGCAACAACAATAACTGCACGGCCTGTCACCGCACCGGCGCCACCCCGCCCGACCTTACACCCGATCGCGCATACAACGCCATTGTGCCCACATATGTGAACACCGCTGCCCCCGAGCAGAGCAGCATTTATTGGTTTGCGCATCCAAATTCGACCACCCACAACTGGAAGAAGCTCACCCTCAGCGAGGCTGCCCTCATTCTTGAATGGATCAAACAAGGCGCTAAAAACAATTAACCCCCACAGCCATGAAAAAAATAGCAGCTTTACTCCTGATATCATTCGCTTTTGTAGCGCAACTGGGTGCCCAGGAAGAACAAACTTCCAAACCCAAAGACCGCCCGGTGCGTGCCCCCTTTGAGAGCGGTTACCTGATTGATAACCAGACCACTGTAATCCCATCGCCAAAAACACTGGAATACATCATCCAGCATAAATTTGGCAATATGAACAACGGCTTATCGGACCTTTTTGGCATTTACGCCCCCGGGGCCAATATCCGTATGGGACTTAATTATGTACCTTACAAAAACCTGCAGGTGGGCTACGGACTCACCCGGCTGAATATGTACAGCGATTTCTCGGTGAAATATACCATACTCGAGCAAACACGCCGCAACACCGTGCCTGTGGCAGTGGCAGTATTTGGCACAATGGCCATCGACGGACGCAACGAAAAAGTGTTCGGCAAAAACTACAGCTTTGCCAATCGCTTTTCCTACTTCAGTCAGCTTATCGTCGGGCGTCGTTTCAACGACTGGCTTTCGGTGCAGGCAAATGCAAGCTTTACACACTACAATGCCACCGACTCGCTTATCGACCACGATAAAATTGCTGTTGGCATCAATGGCCGCGTGAAGTTTTCACCCCAGTCGAGCATCTTGTTTCAATATGATCAACCGTTGAAAATCAAGGCAATAAGTGAACACCGCGAGTTTACCAACCCCTCAAAACCAAATTTGGGCATCGGCTGGGAAATCCGAACAAGCACCCACGCATTTCATATCTACGTTTCATCAGCCGACGGATTGGTGCCTCAGCACAATGCCATGTATAACCTGAACGATTTCACCAAAGGCGATATGATGTTTGGTTTCTCGATTACGCGACTTTGGAGTTTTTAATGATTCGCATGTCTAACCCTCAAATAAACTTTAAAATGAAAAAACTCGTGATTGTATTGGCAGGGATTTTTGCACTCGGCCTGCTCGCATTTACTATGCCTCAGGAACAGAAAAAAGGCGAACCCTGGAAGATTCCGGCAGAGTACAAAAACAAGAAAAACCCGTACACCGTGGATGCAGACTTACTTAAGATCGGCAAGGACGTGTATGCCAAGCACTGCCGTTCGTGCCACGGCAATATAGGTAAAGGCGATGGCCCCAAAGCCCGTAACCTGAAAACACATCCCGGCGATTTTTCGGATGCTAAATGGCAAGGATCGGTTACCGATGGCGAATTATATTACATGTCGATCATCGGGCGGGACGAGATGCCAAACTACGAAACCAAGATAACCGACGAGGAAGAGCGCTGGGCTGTGGTGGCCTATGTGCGCAGCCTCAAGAAATAATCAACTGTTTGTTTTACAACCTACCGGGGCAGTCCATAACGCTGCCCCGGCGTGGTTTTATTTCGCAGATTTTATCATAATTCTTATCTTGCGGCTGAGTTGAATCCTATTGAACCAAAACCTGAGCTATGACAAAACCAACTGCCTGGCTGGGCATAATTCTGATACTCGGCTTCAGTCCACTCTTTGCACAGCTTACCGTGGATATGGATGCCGAGCCGGCCGGATTGGCCGATAACCAAACCTGCTTCGACTGCCACGGGAAAAGGATTTATGCCTATGAGAACCCCGTAACCGGCCGCATCGAGCGCAAAGCCATGAACCCCAATTTTGTGTTCGATCAGGAGGCATTTTATCAGGGGGTACACCGTCATTTTCGCTGCACCGACTGTCATTCGCCTGATTACGAGACCTTTCCGCACAAGGCTGAGCTCAGGTTCGAGCCTATGTACAGTTGCCTCGACTGCCACGGGGGCGATCCCACCTACGCTCATTTTCACTTTGACGAAATTGGCGTGGAGTTTGAGAAAAGTGTGCATTTTGAGCGGCAACCCGAACGTTTTAATTGCTGGAGCTGCCATAATCCCCACAGCTACAAGGCAATGACCAGAAGCGGATTCAGGATCACCGAAATAGTGCAGTATCACAACAATATGTGTGCCAGCTGCCACAACAATACCGACCGCTTTCAAACGGTGAGCGACAGCCTGAAGCGCCCGCTCGACCAGATCCATGCCTTTTTACCCAACTTCAACCTGCATTTTAATGCCGTTCGTTGCATCGAATGCCATACTGCTACAGAAGACACCATGTGGGTGGCGCACAACATCCTGCCTAAAGAACTTGCCGTGAAACGCTGCGTGGAATGCCATTCGGCCAACTCCCTGCTGATGTCATCACTTTACAAATACCAGAATATCGAATCGCGCCGCAGCCGTGGTACCCTCAATGCCATTATCCTCAACGAGGCTTATGTGATTGGGGCCAACCGCAATATCTACCTCAACATCATCAGCATCGTACTTTTCGGGATGACCCTGCTTGGCGTTCTGGTTCACATCATTTTCCGCATTAAAAAACCCTGATATGTCCGAACGATTGTACCTATACCCCATATGGCTGCGTTTGTGGCATGCCCTGAACGCAATAATGTT from Bacteroidota bacterium includes:
- a CDS encoding cytochrome c3 family protein; translated protein: MTKPTAWLGIILILGFSPLFAQLTVDMDAEPAGLADNQTCFDCHGKRIYAYENPVTGRIERKAMNPNFVFDQEAFYQGVHRHFRCTDCHSPDYETFPHKAELRFEPMYSCLDCHGGDPTYAHFHFDEIGVEFEKSVHFERQPERFNCWSCHNPHSYKAMTRSGFRITEIVQYHNNMCASCHNNTDRFQTVSDSLKRPLDQIHAFLPNFNLHFNAVRCIECHTATEDTMWVAHNILPKELAVKRCVECHSANSLLMSSLYKYQNIESRRSRGTLNAIILNEAYVIGANRNIYLNIISIVLFGMTLLGVLVHIIFRIKKP
- a CDS encoding cytochrome c, producing MKKLVIVLAGIFALGLLAFTMPQEQKKGEPWKIPAEYKNKKNPYTVDADLLKIGKDVYAKHCRSCHGNIGKGDGPKARNLKTHPGDFSDAKWQGSVTDGELYYMSIIGRDEMPNYETKITDEEERWAVVAYVRSLKK